A single window of Ornithorhynchus anatinus isolate Pmale09 chromosome 3, mOrnAna1.pri.v4, whole genome shotgun sequence DNA harbors:
- the LOC103166790 gene encoding protein tyrosine phosphatase receptor type C-associated protein, translating into MAVPWLLRLVPLLTLPQVLASGAETISTSTVVLLLVLLLLLLLGLALAWRRLSRDSEGRYHPTRLGTTALHRACRLAGTVLDRVWRRGRSRRGLPGSEELGEGDDDDDDDEREEEEDHDDDDEAQRQPQQQEEEEEPRSQRRPEEAAGGAEEEEKETEEEDAEDDEEEEKAAGAAETDDQGDRAPAGSAGVLLSDLHAFSGSAVWGAVDGEGAGAASDQGPNVTAL; encoded by the coding sequence GCCGTGCCTTGGCTGTTGCGCTTGGTGCCCCTGCTGACCCTGCCCCAGGTGCTGGCTTCGGGGGCGGAGACCATCTCCACCTCCACAGTAGTTCTGCTCCtggtgctgctgctcctcctcctactggGCCTCGCCCTGGCCTGGCGCCGCCTCAGCCGCGACTCGGAAGGCCGCTACCATCCCACGCGGCTGGGCACCACGGCCCTCCACCGGGCCTGCCGCCTGGCGGGGACGGTGCTGGACCGGGTCTGGCGTCGGGGGCGCAGCCGGAGAGGGCTGCCCGGCAgcgaggagctgggggagggggacgacgacgacgacgacgacgagcgggaggaggaggaggaccacgacgacgacgacgaggcccagcggcagccgcagcagcaggaagaagaggaggagccacGGTCGCAGCGGCGGCCCGAAGAGGCGGCCGGCGGAgccgaggaggaagagaaggagacggaggaggaagaCGCCgaagacgacgaggaggaggagaaggcggcaGGGGCGGCGGAGACGGACGACCAGGGAGACCGGGCGCCGGCGGGCAGCGCGGGggtcctgctgagtgacctgcaCGCTTTCTCGGGCAGTGCGGTCTGGGGGGCcgtggacggggagggggccggggcggcgagcGACCAGGGCCCGAACGTCACGGCGCTGTAG
- the RPS6KB2 gene encoding ribosomal protein S6 kinase beta-2 isoform X2 produces the protein MAAVFDIDLETEEASDGEGEPELSPAVFQVRKVQGTNTGKIFAMKVLRKAKIVCNAKDTAHTRAERSILEAVRHPFIVELVYAFQTGGKLYLILECLSGGELFTHLEREGIFMEDTACFYLGEITLALGHLHSQGIIYRDLKPENIMLNSQGHIKLTDFGLCKESIHEGCITHTFCGTVEYMAPEILVRSGHNRAVDWWSLGALMYDMLTGSPPFTAENRKKTVDKILRGKLTLPPYLTPDARELLKKFLKRNPSQRVGGGAGDAADVQKQPFFRHINWDDLLARRVDPPFRPCLQSEEDVSQFDTRFTRQTPVDSPDGAALSESADQAFLGFTYVAPSVLESIKEGFSYQRKQRSPRTPVSPLKFSPFEGLRPSVEVPEPPPAPAPAVGTAPLPIRPPTGTKKAKKGRGRCGR, from the exons ATGGCCGCGGTGTTCGACATCGACCTGGAGACGGAGGAGGCCAGCGACGGCGAGGGCGAGCCGGAGCTGAGCCCCGCG gtgttTCAGGTGCGGAAGGTGCAGGGAACCAACACGGGGAAGATTTTCGCCATGAAAGTCTTGAGGAAA gccaagATCGTGTGTAACGCGAAAGACACGGCGCACACGCGGGCCGAGCGCAGCATCCTGGAGGCGGTGAGGCACCCGTTCATCGTGGAGCTGGTCTACGCCTTCCAGACCGGCGGCAAGCTCTACCTCATCCTCGAGTGCCTCAGTG GCGGAGAGTTATTCACGCATCTGGAGCGCGAGGGAATCTTCATGGAGGATACTGCCTG CTTTTACTTGGGCGAGATCACTCTGGCCCTGGGCCACCTGCACTCCCAAGGCATCATCTACCGTGACCTCAAGCCTGAGAACATCATGCTCAACAGCCAGG gACACATCAAGTTGACAGACTTTGGTCTGTGCAAGGAGTCGATCCACGAGGGATGCATCACCCATACCTTCTGTGGCACCGTGGAGTACAT ggcccccGAGATCCTGGTTCGCAGCGGCCACAACCGGGCCGTGGACTGGTGGAGCCTGGGTGCGCTGATGTACGACATGCTCACCGGATCG CCGCCCTTCACCGCCGAGAACCGCAAGAAGACCGTCGACAAAATCCTCAGGGGTAAACTGACGCTGCCTCCCTACCTCACGCCCGACGCCCGCGAACTCCTCAAAAAG ttTCTGAAGCGAAACCCGAGTCAGCGAGTCGGAGGAGGGGCCGGAGACGCTGCTGACGTGCAg AAACAGCCCTTCTTCCGCCACATCAACTGGGACGACCTCCTGGCTCGCCGAGTGGACCCCCCGTTCCGGCCCTGTCTG cagtccGAAGAGGACGTGAGTCAGTTTGACACGCGCTTCACGAGGCAGACGCCAGTGGACAGTCCGGACGGCGCGGCCCTCAGCGAGAGCGCGGACCAGGCCTTcctg ggcTTCACGTACGTGGCCCCGTCAGTCCTAGAGagcatcaaggaaggcttctcttACCAACGCAAACAGCGCTCACCCCGCACCCCCGTCAG ccccctcaAGTTCTCCCCCTTCGAGGGGCTCAGACCCAGCGTCGAGGTCCCGGaaccgccgcccgccccggcccctgccgTGGGCacggcccccctccccatccggcCCCCGACGGGCACCAAGAAGGCCAAGAAGGGGCGAGGGCGCTGCGGCCGTtaa
- the RPS6KB2 gene encoding ribosomal protein S6 kinase beta-2 isoform X1, producing MAAVFDIDLETEEASDGEGEPELSPADVDAELRAAGLEPVGRYEEVELSESSVNPGPERIGPHCFELLRVLGKGGYGKVFQVRKVQGTNTGKIFAMKVLRKAKIVCNAKDTAHTRAERSILEAVRHPFIVELVYAFQTGGKLYLILECLSGGELFTHLEREGIFMEDTACFYLGEITLALGHLHSQGIIYRDLKPENIMLNSQGHIKLTDFGLCKESIHEGCITHTFCGTVEYMAPEILVRSGHNRAVDWWSLGALMYDMLTGSPPFTAENRKKTVDKILRGKLTLPPYLTPDARELLKKFLKRNPSQRVGGGAGDAADVQKQPFFRHINWDDLLARRVDPPFRPCLQSEEDVSQFDTRFTRQTPVDSPDGAALSESADQAFLGFTYVAPSVLESIKEGFSYQRKQRSPRTPVSPLKFSPFEGLRPSVEVPEPPPAPAPAVGTAPLPIRPPTGTKKAKKGRGRCGR from the exons ATGGCCGCGGTGTTCGACATCGACCTGGAGACGGAGGAGGCCAGCGACGGCGAGGGCGAGCCGGAGCTGAGCCCCGCG GATGTGGACGCCGAGCTCAGAGCGGCCGGCCTCGA GCCGGTGGGGCGCTACGAGGAAGTGGAGCTGTCCGAAAGCAGCGTGAATCCAGGCCCCGAGCGCATCGGCCCCCACTGCTTCGAGTTGCTGCGTGTGCTGGGCAAAGGGGGCTACGGCAAG gtgttTCAGGTGCGGAAGGTGCAGGGAACCAACACGGGGAAGATTTTCGCCATGAAAGTCTTGAGGAAA gccaagATCGTGTGTAACGCGAAAGACACGGCGCACACGCGGGCCGAGCGCAGCATCCTGGAGGCGGTGAGGCACCCGTTCATCGTGGAGCTGGTCTACGCCTTCCAGACCGGCGGCAAGCTCTACCTCATCCTCGAGTGCCTCAGTG GCGGAGAGTTATTCACGCATCTGGAGCGCGAGGGAATCTTCATGGAGGATACTGCCTG CTTTTACTTGGGCGAGATCACTCTGGCCCTGGGCCACCTGCACTCCCAAGGCATCATCTACCGTGACCTCAAGCCTGAGAACATCATGCTCAACAGCCAGG gACACATCAAGTTGACAGACTTTGGTCTGTGCAAGGAGTCGATCCACGAGGGATGCATCACCCATACCTTCTGTGGCACCGTGGAGTACAT ggcccccGAGATCCTGGTTCGCAGCGGCCACAACCGGGCCGTGGACTGGTGGAGCCTGGGTGCGCTGATGTACGACATGCTCACCGGATCG CCGCCCTTCACCGCCGAGAACCGCAAGAAGACCGTCGACAAAATCCTCAGGGGTAAACTGACGCTGCCTCCCTACCTCACGCCCGACGCCCGCGAACTCCTCAAAAAG ttTCTGAAGCGAAACCCGAGTCAGCGAGTCGGAGGAGGGGCCGGAGACGCTGCTGACGTGCAg AAACAGCCCTTCTTCCGCCACATCAACTGGGACGACCTCCTGGCTCGCCGAGTGGACCCCCCGTTCCGGCCCTGTCTG cagtccGAAGAGGACGTGAGTCAGTTTGACACGCGCTTCACGAGGCAGACGCCAGTGGACAGTCCGGACGGCGCGGCCCTCAGCGAGAGCGCGGACCAGGCCTTcctg ggcTTCACGTACGTGGCCCCGTCAGTCCTAGAGagcatcaaggaaggcttctcttACCAACGCAAACAGCGCTCACCCCGCACCCCCGTCAG ccccctcaAGTTCTCCCCCTTCGAGGGGCTCAGACCCAGCGTCGAGGTCCCGGaaccgccgcccgccccggcccctgccgTGGGCacggcccccctccccatccggcCCCCGACGGGCACCAAGAAGGCCAAGAAGGGGCGAGGGCGCTGCGGCCGTtaa